The genomic DNA ATTAACAGAACAACGGTCCGAGCAGGAACTGATTCTCGGACAACTAAAAAAAGAGCAGCGGAAGCTGTTGATTCTAAAGACCCGGATCATCGCGGAATCCGAAGTCAAACGGACACTGGTTGTCCGGTTGAACAGTCAGGTTAAACAGTTACAGCAGGAACAGTTCACGAAAGCGGAGGAAGCCGCGATCCTTGAGGACCAACAACGTCTGATCAGTCGTCAGCTGGAAGAGTTGCGGGCGGCCGAACTACAGGCCCGACAAGAGGCAAAAGAACGTGCAGAAGCGGCGCAAAGAGCAGCCGAAACAGCAGCCCGGGAAGCAGCAGAGGCCGAGCGGCAGGCAGAACAGGAAGCAAAAACGCAGAAAGAACAAAACCAAACGACGTCTCGCCCGCCGACGGCTTCGGAACCGGTAACGGAAGCACCTTCTTCCCAACCGGCGACACCCGAAACGGGAACGGCCTTGAAGCCCTTCCTGTTGCCTGTAACCGGCTATGTCTCGTCCCCGTTCGGTCCTCGCAATAATCCGCTGACCGGGAAGTCGGAACGGCATACCGGACTGGATCTCGTTAATGCCAAAGGAACACCAATCAAAGCAGCGGCCGGTGGGATTGTCCTCCGGGCTGGCAGTGCGACCGGCTACGGAAATGTCGTCATGATTACGCATCTGATTGAAGGCAAAGTCTGGACGACCGTTTACGGGCATCTCGATTCTGTCTCGGTCACGGCCGGACAAACGGTCATGCCGGGGGATATCGTCGGCAAACTCGGTTCAACCGGCTGGTCGACGGGACCGCATCTTCATTTTGAGATTCATCGCGGCGAGTGGGCCGTCGGGCAACCGAATGCGGTTGATCCGGCACCTTACATCTTATAACTTCAATGCGCGACTGACGAAAAGGTAGGGTAACCTATCTTTTTTTGCTATACTGAAAAAAATAGCAGGTTTACACCAGAAACGAGGAATTACGCGTGAAAAAATCGACAACGGCCGTCATCGCGGTCAGTACGTTTGGTTTGGGTCTTGGAGCAGGGGCTGTCGGGATGTTAGCGGCAGGTGGAACGGATTCAGTGGCGACGGGTTCTTCGTCTAAAGCAACGGGGGATTGGAAAAAGATTGATCAGGTCCGACAGATGATTTCACAAAATTATTTGGAAGACGTATCGGATCAAGAGTTGCTAGAAGGGGCATTGACGGGAATGACGGAAGTCCTCGAAGATCCGTATTCCGTTTATATGGACGAATCGGAAACCGCATCGTTCAACACGAACTTGTCATCGTCGTTCGAAGGAATCGGCGCGACGCTTGAACAAAAAGGCGAATCGATTGTTATCGTCTCACCGATCAAGGGATCGCCTGCTGAAAAAGCCGGTATCAAACCAGGAGATATTATTTTAGAAATCGACAGTAAATCAACAAAAGGACAGAAAACGGATCAAGCGGTAAAAAAAATCCGCGGCGAAAAAGGCACGAAAGTCGTCTTGACGATTCAACGCGGCGGACAGGATCCGATGAAGATTACGATCGTCCGCGATACGATTCCGATTGAAACCGTCTACTCGAAGACAGAAAAAGTTAACGGCAAGACGATCGGTGTCCTGCAAGTGACACAATTCTCGGACCCGACGGCAAAAGAGTTCGAAAAACAACTCGCAGCGCTCGAAGAGAAAAACATTGATGGACTTGTCATTGATGTCCGGGGAAATCCGGGTGGTCTGCTGACGGCAGTCTCACAAATGATTGCTCCGTTCATTCCGAAGGAGACACCGATTTTCCAAGTAGAAGATAACAAAGGCGAACGGACGCAGGAATTCGGGAAAGCGGACGAGAAGAAACCCTATAAGCTCGTTGTCCTCGAAGACAGTGGATCGGCCTCGGCTTCTGAAATTCTGGCAGCCGGTCTAAAAGAAGGTGCCGGTGCGGAAGTGGTCGGGACGAAGTCGTTCGGAAAAGGAATCGTTCAAAGTGCCTATGATTTAAAAGATGGCAGTGATTTGAAACTGACGACGAATAAATGGCTGACTCCGGACGGAAACTGGATTCATAAAAAAGGCGTCAAGCCGACAGT from Exiguobacterium sibiricum 7-3 includes the following:
- a CDS encoding S41 family peptidase, translating into MKKSTTAVIAVSTFGLGLGAGAVGMLAAGGTDSVATGSSSKATGDWKKIDQVRQMISQNYLEDVSDQELLEGALTGMTEVLEDPYSVYMDESETASFNTNLSSSFEGIGATLEQKGESIVIVSPIKGSPAEKAGIKPGDIILEIDSKSTKGQKTDQAVKKIRGEKGTKVVLTIQRGGQDPMKITIVRDTIPIETVYSKTEKVNGKTIGVLQVTQFSDPTAKEFEKQLAALEEKNIDGLVIDVRGNPGGLLTAVSQMIAPFIPKETPIFQVEDNKGERTQEFGKADEKKPYKLVVLEDSGSASASEILAAGLKEGAGAEVVGTKSFGKGIVQSAYDLKDGSDLKLTTNKWLTPDGNWIHKKGVKPTVEVKQPDYFNVTKILTDDKTLASGDYGKAVENAHLVLEAIGFDPKGQDGYFGDTMKQAVERLQKEAKLEATGKIDQVTASEMESRLLKKLEDQKNDVQRIKALEVAAQ
- a CDS encoding M23 family metallopeptidase; the encoded protein is MKVRFCSTVLSLALIGSSVSVQATSKEDLLKEQQEVESRLQETEQSQNQTSEKLVLTKQERKEAKARLDEVNSRLEDLASKIADQQAAVSVAKEELAIVTRAVSQTETKLRAQEKLIGDRLRSVQRDGDVKYIEVLLDAKDFGDLISRFSTVSEIIQQDDGVLQTYQANVKQLTEQRSEQELILGQLKKEQRKLLILKTRIIAESEVKRTLVVRLNSQVKQLQQEQFTKAEEAAILEDQQRLISRQLEELRAAELQARQEAKERAEAAQRAAETAAREAAEAERQAEQEAKTQKEQNQTTSRPPTASEPVTEAPSSQPATPETGTALKPFLLPVTGYVSSPFGPRNNPLTGKSERHTGLDLVNAKGTPIKAAAGGIVLRAGSATGYGNVVMITHLIEGKVWTTVYGHLDSVSVTAGQTVMPGDIVGKLGSTGWSTGPHLHFEIHRGEWAVGQPNAVDPAPYIL